CCGTCGAGTGAACGTCTACCCACGCCGTGTTTTTTTGACCAAGTTCAATGACGACCTTCGAAGAactcggattcaccaagttccactaccgtcgcctttGGAAACCtcggatgcgtcaagtacctctttaaaacgaacgtgtaccactaccgccgagGACCAACTGTACCACTACTTCTTCTACCATCGCGGAACGACTACATCCCTCGACGAACTcgaaccgtctcgtttgcacgcttcgaaggtataaccgccgagacgaccttCCGAGAATGAATGCATGTTGTTTGAGATGCCCATGCTTGCTCCGTGCCCGAATTgttggtgcacgttgcccctcttttgccttatcaccgtcgtcgactcatgggacacccggtatccgggagtgccccaccatcttttgcatgcatccgcacacttctcctttgcatcggtatctcaatcgagttactggaactggaacgttgcagtggcaccgttttcgttatcgtcgccgtggcaccccttttgtttccgccatgATGTCAAATGCCTCATCTCTTAtcctgtcaacttttaataaaacttgcataaaacttgaacatgtcatccgcatcatgttaacaacttttgaatgtttaaaattgttgtttgcattaatttactaatgcatatggggatttatcggatttgttgtttgctatatccggccccatttaaattgtttagatagataatccctttatgtttcacctcttgacatgcttaacaacatttaatattgtggggtacataaacgagatcgaactaaataacttgaatgtggtgtttcgttaatgtgcaacggagttgcatattgagctccacttaatttgcagggctgtttgtgcactttgccatgccatgcctcattaaaccgaacatgcatcatacttgtttgcgcatcgtgtcatgcttatgtgatggttgtttactatgttgtttgctcctttccggtgttgcttcttcgggctagttccgataacgtcgcgtttgtgaggaaccgttcgactacgtctgtttgtcttcttcagggactcgttcttcttccttgcgggatttcaggcaagatgaccatacccttgaaatcacttctatctttgcttgctagttgctcgctcttttgctatgcctatgctgcgatacctaccacttgcttatcatgcctcccatattgttgaaccaagcctctaacccaccttgtcctagcaaaccgttgtttggctatgttaccgctttgctcagcccctcttatagcgttgttagttgcaggtaaagattgaagcttgttccttgttggaacatggagatgttgttccttgttggaacatgtttacttgttgggatatcacaatatctcttatttaattaatgcatctatatacttggtaaagggtggaaggctcggccttatgcctagtgttttgttccactcttgccgccctagtttccgtcatatcggtgttatgttcccggattttgcgttccttacgcggttgggttataatgggaaccccttgacagttcgctttgaataaaactcctccagcaaggcccaacattggttttaccatttgtcacctagccttttttcccttgggttaggccagcccaagggtcatctttattttaacccccccccccccgggtcagtgcttgtctaagtgttggtccaaactagagccccttgcagcgccacctcggggaaactcgagggctggttttagtggtacggattgcttatccggtgttgccctgagaacgagatatgtgcagctcccatcaggatgtcggcgcatcgggcggtcttgctggacttgttttaccattgtcgaggatgtcttgtagaaccgggataccgagtctgatcggaatgtctcgggaggaggtccattccttcgttgaccgtgagagcttgtgatgggctaagttgggacacccctgcagggatttgaacttacgaaagtcgtgcccgcggttatgggcagatgggaatttgttaacgtccggttgcagaaaacttgaaccttaacttaattaaaatgagtcaaccgcgtgtgtaaccgtgatggtctctttccggcggagtctgggaagtgaacacggtgttggagttatgcttgacgtaggttgttctaggatcacttcttgatcatatttttatcgaccgtgctttgccttctcttctcgctctcttttgcgaacatgttagccaccatatatgctagtcgcttgctgcagctccacctcatacctttaccttacccataagcttaaatagtcttgatcgcgagggtgcgagattgctgagtccccgtggctcacagatacttccaaaaaccggcttgcaggtgccgatgagaccgtgcagttgacgcaaccaagctcaggaggagctcgttgaagatcttgtcctttatggtgtgtcgttctagttgatcaatagtggagcccagttggggtcgatcggggaccttgtcgcatttggggttcttcttttattttggttccgtagtcggaccttgattgtatttggatgatgtaatgctttattcatgtaattgtgtgaagtggcgattataagccaactatgtaacttcttcccttattttattacatgggttatgtgaagattacctcacttgcgacattgctttcaatgcggttatgcctctaagtcgtgcttcgacacgtgggagatatagccgcatcaagggcgttacaaagcTGCCCCTCTTCCTTTGGTCTCGAGGCTTATTTATGAGTAGAGTAATGCTAGACACATGGAGAGAAGGATTACATGATTCACAAACTACGCAAACGTGAGAGCTTGGGATTGGAGAAGGGGGAGCTTGGGATTGGAGAAGGGGGGGGATGGGCCCCATCCGCCTGAAATCAAGGAGGAGATAGATTAGTTAGAGAGAAAAGTTCGTAACAACTCCGTAATAATCCGTGCGTCTAGGATTATTGCTTATTTATAGCTGGTGTTGGCCCGCCAGGTCCCTTCCTGTTTTGATCCTTGATAATCTCTAAGTGCAAGAAATTATCATAGCACTTTTCAAAGATGGAGGAGGTGAACTGAGGCTAAGTGAAAGGATAGCTGGGTCTCGAATAAAGAAACCAACTGCCATATATGTACACAGAAATTCTCTCAGAAACACCGATTTCTAAGTGGcactccctccattcggaattacttgtcgcaaaaatggatgtatctagatgtattttagttctagatacatccatatccaaggcaagtaattccgaacgaagggagtacatacgTGCTTGCCAGGTCAACTAACTTCTCACGGTATCAGTCAGCTCGTCTGACTGCATGCATCATAGGGGAGGACTGAGGATATCAATACTTTTGCACTCTCCAGCTGCTGCCTTGAACATTCATCGTCAACTCTGCCATCCTCCTTGCAATGCCTGTCGATCTCAAAGAAGCTCTCGCGCAGAGAATCACGAGTGAGCTGCAGGTTCTGAGAGGCtgacgagctgctgctgctgctcccaagCAGCTTGTCACAAACAAAGCGTGCCAAGCCTAAGACGATGCCATGCTCCGCTCTCTGCAGCGCCAACTGGAGGTTGGAAAGCAAAATGCCACCCACAGAATCCAGGATTTTAGGGCTTCCTTTCCTCAGCAGGGTCACCATCGTTTCTGCTAGCTTTCTGGACGACGGCGACTCCTCGTGCTCGTTCCCCTGCTCGCTCTGATCATCCTCcctgggttcctcagcctcaaacaGCTCGTTTTTGGCCAGAGCAGCAACCCACAGTGGTAAGTCGGAGTCACCCAAGTTGCACGTCTTGTTAGCCATCTCACTTTCTGGCCCGATCAACCAGCGGCATCCAAGGCCCAATATCAGGACTGGCAGCCACTGTTTTACGACTGAAACTAATGTGAGAGCAAATCTCGGGCCTGCAAATGATTCGACAGCAGGTACAAGATCAAGAAGATTATTGGCAAGGAGGAAGGCCTCCTCTGGGGGACTCGACGACTCGGTTGAGCTTGCTAGCACCAAATGAAGCAGCTTGGCTGCGTAAGTGAAGGAGCTTCGTGTAAGGATCAGTATGTCTTTCAGATCGTCCCCATTGAAAGATGAGCCCTCACTGTGCCTTTTCATGGCTGATACTGCATATTTTGTGTAAGATGATGCAAATCCCACACATCTTACTTTACTCTCATTGACCAGCTTGATGGTTGTCGTATCGACAATGAACTTAAGAATTGAAGTGCCAAGCATAATCACATTTATTGTGCCTTCTGCTGGACTTCCTGTACAAAATGCTATCAGAACATCAGATAATCGGTTGAGTTGACGAATAAACGATTCAATTTAAAGAGGGTTACCACATAACAAGTTTGTATGGGTTTGGTGTAGCCGTACCTTCAGGGGTGACATGCTGCTGATGTTCATGTTCTGCAGATTTCTTATTCTTGTTCAATGTTGACGTTGAGTCAGTGGAAACAGTAACAGATCCATTTACAAATCTGTCATAGCATCTCAGCAGATGGTCCAGTGACTGGTTGACAACTGTCGACTGACACAAGATGAAAGTTACAATTAGACTGGCAAAATATTAGATACACATAGATCTATGGAAAGCTATCTAAGATAACAGTAGTGCAATCAACGAATCATGGTTTTGTTCCTATTGATGCCTACCAGATAAGTACGGTTTATCAACAAGATAATAGGTGTGGTGGCACTGTGCGAATGGACTCACCTCAGAGCAGCTCATGTCTGTTTGATCAACATCCTGAAGAGCACTATATGTAGCCAAACTCAAATAAGCAAACACTGGAGAGAGGTCTAGAGATTCAAAATGTAGGCATTGCTCAATGTACACTTGAGAAATGACCTTCAGAGAAGAAAATGCAATTTCTGCATAAGAATGCAGAAAAGCAGCTCTCATTTCCTCTGCTTTTAGTATTTCATTGAGCTGCCATGCTGCTCCCCCTACAGCAGTAAGTTCTTCATTACTCAGGATTACTGATGTGGATGACCTATTTCCATCCACATCGTCATATCTTGCTGGTGTTTTCTTAAGCGACTTCCCTTTCTTCCTCTTTGTAGATGCCACAGGGCACGATGGAGGTTCAAGTCCATGCATCCCAGAAAAATAAGAGGCTTTAGATTGCAAAATATTAGTCAATTCTTCAAACATTTCATCAGAACGGCCACTCAAATGTACTAGCTTATGTGCTGCCAGCAATGCTTCTTGACATTCTTCCTGCTTGGAAGTCACAGCAGCATTCACAATTATGTTCATGCATTCGATATGTAACACACATAGATCAGGTGATATCGCTGGCACCATGCTGAGAAGAGCAGCCTGGGCACCACCAGAAACTGCAGTTTTAAAGAGCAGCTTCAGTTTAGCATTTGTAAAGTACTCTCTCAAAGCAACCAAACTAGAGCCTTCATCAGATAAGCTTTTTATTAGTTTGGCGGAAGCAATAACAAGACCATCAGTCTGCGCTGAGTTCAATCCTGATGGTGACAATGCCAGAGTAATAGAGACTTTGATAAACTCAACAAGAGACCGCGGGGATGATCCTTCAGACAGAGCAAATTCACAGAACCTTGCCCCAGCTGCCGGTGATCTCTTTATGAGTGCAATGCAGCGAGCACATGCTTCTTTCAAAGGCAACTTAGATGGAAAGTAAGAAGGGATGAGAAGCTCTGTGATTTTTTTAGCAACACGGGGATGATCATCCGCAAGTGAAGATAATAGAGTACCCAAACCAACAACCTGAACAGAAAAGTGTGTATTAAAATCCTACCCAGAAATATCCAAATATACACTGGCCTATGTGCTCAAATTGAAAATTCTGTAAATGCAAAGGTCAGTTGGGCTACAGTGTAAACCAAGATATGCATGCGATAACTATGTACCGtaccttattgtactggaaagaTCGAAGATCACGAACAGCTAACAGGAGATCTACAGCAGCAGCTCTGACAGATAAAGCAGGATCAGAAACCATATCGCTTAATCTTGGAAGTAGCACTTTCAGTATGTCATGACTTTGTGGATTGTCAAGCA
The sequence above is a segment of the Triticum dicoccoides isolate Atlit2015 ecotype Zavitan chromosome 1A, WEW_v2.0, whole genome shotgun sequence genome. Coding sequences within it:
- the LOC119362789 gene encoding uncharacterized protein LOC119362789, with translation MPPVRRRRRTTPAAAAADGSAPSSSADLLALAATLLPTPTAAAALKTPPHLKHTVHSLPDSHPVLLSLPQTLAQALSPDXDPDPGAVSPRAAAAVLLHLLLTHPSHPPRWDDLLRPLALLHDRLALLATEDPPVAALAASCFELAWRAGAPGRDALVAQTLPYLFSQALTSGSNARPLLRRLFALREALHLLDYTDESISDFKVLLLRCFVSPHFLKAEEGRKLLALVLGVSEGLAREGLEFIRAQVGMMRGRRAAVVAYGEVVFRAWKDGGWVRGEIGEGFLQGMVEAAVHAADKEVAKAARRILWAFVEQKAVAGVEKLVFRLSEPVLFRSLQVANSNVRCNALHLLLDLFPLEDPDVTKDVNDPLLEKQFFLLDKLLMDDCPEIRAVTVEGICRILNQFWEVIPSPTISKKLSKIVDDMSKDSCNEVRLSTLNGLIYLLDNPQSHDILKVLLPRLSDMVSDPALSVRAAAVDLLLAVRDLRSFQYNKVVGLGTLLSSLADDHPRVAKKITELLIPSYFPSKLPLKEACARCIALIKRSPAAGARFCEFALSEGSSPRSLVEFIKVSITLALSPSGLNSAQTDGLVIASAKLIKSLSDEGSSLVALREYFTNAKLKLLFKTAVSGGAQAALLSMVPAISPDLCVLHIECMNIIVNAAVTSKQEECQEALLAAHKLVHLSGRSDEMFEELTNILQSKASYFSGMHGLEPPSCPVASTKRKKGKSLKKTPARYDDVDGNRSSTSVILSNEELTAVGGAAWQLNEILKAEEMRAAFLHSYAEIAFSSLKVISQVYIEQCLHFESLDLSPVFAYLSLATYSALQDVDQTDMSCSESTVVNQSLDHLLRCYDRFVNGSVTVSTDSTSTLNKNKKSAEHEHQQHVTPEGSPAEGTINVIMLGTSILKFIVDTTTIKLVNESKVRCVGFASSYTKYAVSAMKRHSEGSSFNGDDLKDILILTRSSFTYAAKLLHLVLASSTESSSPPEEAFLLANNLLDLVPAVESFAGPRFALTLVSVVKQWLPVLILGLGCRWLIGPESEMANKTCNLGDSDLPLWVAALAKNELFEAEEPREDDQSEQGNEHEESPSSRKLAETMVTLLRKGSPKILDSVGGILLSNLQLALQRAEHGIVLGLARFVCDKLLGSSSSSSSASQNLQLTRDSLRESFFEIDRHCKEDGRVDDECSRQQLESAKVLISSVLPYDACSQTS